The following are from one region of the Phormidium sp. PBR-2020 genome:
- a CDS encoding WD40 repeat domain-containing protein: MNNFSQRLNKLSPEKRRYALDTLPSHLANTAQTERLQQLLTDFDFIQAKLVELGVQALIEDYDLAMSSDVLLNPEQTETLQLIAGTLRLSVHVLESDTTQLAGQLWGRLLSFDNPEIVALLKQAKQAQAKPWFRPLTANLTPPGGPLIRTFAGHSDEVNAVAITPDGKQAVSASGDTTLKLWDLATGSQLATFIGHSSWVNTVAITPDGKQAVSASEDNTLKLWDLATGLELATFRGHSDSVWAVVAITPNGKQAVSASEDNTLKL, from the coding sequence ATGAACAACTTCAGCCAAAGACTCAACAAACTTTCCCCAGAAAAGCGACGCTATGCCCTGGATACCTTGCCCAGTCATCTCGCCAACACCGCGCAAACTGAGCGGCTACAGCAATTGCTGACGGATTTTGACTTTATCCAAGCAAAACTGGTGGAGTTGGGGGTGCAAGCCTTAATTGAAGATTACGATTTGGCGATGAGTTCGGATGTCTTGCTGAACCCGGAACAGACGGAAACCCTGCAATTAATCGCTGGGACATTGCGGCTATCGGTCCATGTTTTAGAATCGGATACAACTCAACTGGCGGGGCAACTTTGGGGGCGGTTGCTGTCTTTTGATAATCCAGAGATTGTCGCTTTACTAAAACAAGCAAAACAAGCCCAGGCAAAACCCTGGTTCCGTCCCCTAACTGCCAATCTCACCCCTCCCGGTGGGCCACTGATTCGCACCTTCGCTGGGCATAGTGACGAGGTAAATGCAGTAGCCATCACCCCGGACGGGAAACAAGCGGTTTCAGCATCGGGGGATACGACCCTGAAACTGTGGGATTTGGCTACGGGGTCGCAACTGGCTACCTTCATCGGGCATAGTAGCTGGGTCAATACAGTAGCCATCACCCCGGACGGCAAACAAGCGGTTTCGGCATCGGAGGATAACACCCTGAAACTGTGGGATTTGGCTACGGGGTTGGAACTGGCCACCTTCAGGGGGCATAGTGACTCAGTATGGGCAGTAGTAGCCATCACCCCCAACGGGAAACAAGCGGTTTCAGCATCGGAGGATAACACCCTGAAACTTTAG
- a CDS encoding AbrB/MazE/SpoVT family DNA-binding domain-containing protein, translating into MQIAKLSKTGKIVIPVEMRKAYGLDEETEIILTDTGQGILIQPKRPFPPTTLDEVAGCLNYQGPPKSLEDMETAISRGIQEQWHDCD; encoded by the coding sequence ATGCAAATTGCAAAACTATCAAAAACAGGAAAAATTGTGATTCCTGTCGAAATGCGGAAAGCCTATGGCTTGGATGAAGAAACAGAAATAATCTTAACTGATACTGGTCAAGGGATTCTAATTCAACCCAAGCGTCCTTTCCCTCCCACAACGTTAGATGAAGTAGCCGGGTGTTTAAACTATCAAGGGCCTCCGAAATCCTTGGAGGATATGGAAACCGCAATTAGCAGAGGAATCCAGGAGCAATGGCATGATTGCGATTGA
- a CDS encoding type II toxin-antitoxin system VapC family toxin, translated as MIAIDTNIVVRFLTQDDESQYRKTLEVFKNPEIFIPDTVILETEWVLRFAYRFEPVQVCSALRNLLGLQNVYIANPMSVHQALVWHESGLDFADAFHLAQSQNCETFYTFDEKFIKKAASLTKCQVQKPDERSQ; from the coding sequence ATGATTGCGATTGATACAAACATCGTGGTTCGTTTTTTGACTCAAGACGATGAAAGTCAGTATAGAAAAACTTTGGAGGTTTTCAAAAATCCTGAAATTTTTATCCCAGATACTGTAATACTAGAAACCGAATGGGTTTTGAGGTTTGCGTATCGGTTTGAGCCTGTCCAGGTTTGTTCAGCCTTACGAAACCTTTTGGGGCTACAAAATGTTTACATAGCAAATCCCATGTCAGTTCATCAAGCTTTGGTATGGCATGAAAGCGGTTTGGATTTTGCTGATGCTTTTCATTTAGCACAAAGTCAAAATTGTGAGACGTTCTACACATTTGACGAAAAATTCATTAAAAAGGCAGCGAGTCTAACAAAGTGTCAAGTCCAAAAACCAGACGAAAGAAGCCAGTGA